The Macrobrachium nipponense isolate FS-2020 chromosome 1, ASM1510439v2, whole genome shotgun sequence genome includes a window with the following:
- the LOC135218776 gene encoding uncharacterized protein LOC135218776 gives MTTSFYIGNLLKAHSDEEYLKILILELLSLCTDRGWRLNQWTSSSRNVLSAVPESKQDASVTSLDLCKEELPVERTLGIHWSMEGDYFTFNISQKERPHTRRDVLSIVVCCNIHAASQDVTTGRVGSSWDGMA, from the coding sequence ATGACTACTAGTTTTTACATCGGCAACCTTCTCAAGGCGCACAGCGATGAGGAATACCTGAAGATACTCATCCTGGAGCTGCTCTCACTCTGCACTGATAGGGGCTGGCGACTTAACCAGTGGACCTCCAGTAGTAGAAATGTACTGTCTGCTGTACCTGAGTCCAAACAAGATGCCTCTGTCACAAGCTTGGACCTCTGCAAGGAAGAACTCCCTGTAGAGCGCACACTGGGGATCCACTGGTCCATGGAGGGAGACTATTTTACCTTCAATATCAGCCAGAAAGAAAGACCACACACCAGAAGAGATGTCCTCTCCATAGTGGTTTGTTGTAATATTCATGCTGCCAGCCAAGATGTTACTACAGGACGTGTAGGGAGCAGCTGGGATGGGATGGCATAA
- the LOC135218777 gene encoding uncharacterized protein LOC135218777, with protein MKEAEKHRWKARCDQLLRLEALKIPRSFVLPAFRTVQAYQLHYFVDASQVGLKLTVEVIAARMDCKLCEELCQELEESVFWSGSTLVLKYLFNLKACYQPFVVNHVNLIHEVTPSTAWRYVDIAKTLADLALEKSMPTHC; from the exons ATGAAGGAAGCCGAAAAACACAGATGGAAGGCGAGGTGTGATCAGTTGCTGCGCCTAGAAGCCCTAAAGATCCCAAGGAGCTTTGTTCTGCCAGCCTTCAGAACTGTGCAGGCCTACCAACTGCATTACTTCGTAGATGCAAGCCAGGTCGG GCTCAAGTTGACTGTAGAGGTCATTGCAGCACGCATGGATTGCAAGCTATGTGAAGAGCTTTGCCAGGAGCTTGAAGAATCAGTGTTCTGGAGTGGTTCTACATTGGTCCTCAAGTATCTCTTCAATCTCAAGGCATGCTACCAGCCGTTTGTGGTGAATCATGTCAACCTGATACATGAGGTGACTCCCTCCACTGCCTGGAGATATGTGGACATAGCCAAAACCCTGGCGGACCTGGCTCTAGAGAAATCGATGCCGACTCACTGCTGA